The Chitinophagaceae bacterium genome window below encodes:
- a CDS encoding M20/M25/M40 family metallo-hydrolase translates to MRKLLLFMMVVLTITASAQEEKVDLAIINKIIQEGTNNSKVMDIAFHFTDMCGPRLTNSPGYFKAADYAIDQLKKWGIDKAGLEPWGDFGRGWQLKKSYIAMTAPYYKPIIAYPKTWTSSTKGLQKAEVIVINVKDSTELDQYKGKLAGKIVIINRTDSYTRSFKPDASRHTEEELNKMAEFKPQPPGAAGGRGNNANFGRFAGMQRLNTLIKQLITDEGAAAFLTTSPLAHDGTVFVQGPAGSRVDFTNGKPSMLEISVAYEDIQTISRLVNQGIPVTMELDVQSEFTGTDVKGYNVIGEIKGTDPKLKDEIVMIGAHLDSWQGATGATDNAAGSAVMMEVMRIFKALNLQPKRTIRIALWSGEEQGLLGSRGWIKNNVGDRTTKSVLPQQSKISAYYNIDNGTGKIRGVYLEGNTAVQTIFGKWLEPFSSMGATTTTLQNTGGTDHISFNELGIPGFQFIQDDIDYNTRTHHTTMDNYDHLIADDLKQMAIIVASFVYNTAQRDEKLPRKEMPKPAGN, encoded by the coding sequence ATGAGAAAACTGCTTCTATTTATGATGGTCGTATTGACCATTACTGCATCAGCCCAGGAAGAAAAAGTAGACCTGGCAATCATCAACAAAATCATACAGGAAGGAACCAATAATTCCAAGGTAATGGATATTGCGTTTCACTTTACTGATATGTGTGGTCCACGTTTAACTAATTCACCGGGCTATTTCAAGGCAGCAGATTATGCGATTGATCAATTAAAAAAATGGGGGATTGATAAAGCAGGCCTTGAACCATGGGGCGATTTTGGCAGGGGCTGGCAGCTGAAGAAAAGTTATATCGCTATGACGGCTCCTTACTACAAACCAATCATTGCTTATCCAAAAACATGGACCAGCAGCACAAAGGGTTTACAGAAAGCAGAAGTAATTGTGATCAATGTAAAAGATTCAACAGAACTGGATCAGTACAAAGGAAAACTCGCAGGTAAGATTGTAATCATTAACCGCACTGATTCTTATACCAGAAGTTTTAAACCCGATGCTTCAAGACATACAGAAGAAGAACTGAATAAAATGGCAGAGTTTAAACCACAGCCTCCGGGTGCAGCAGGCGGTCGTGGAAACAATGCAAACTTTGGACGCTTTGCAGGAATGCAGCGTTTGAATACACTCATTAAACAACTCATTACTGATGAAGGTGCAGCTGCTTTTTTAACAACAAGTCCGCTTGCACATGATGGTACTGTGTTTGTACAGGGCCCCGCAGGATCAAGAGTTGATTTTACCAATGGCAAACCTTCCATGCTTGAAATTTCTGTTGCCTATGAAGATATACAAACGATTTCCCGTTTAGTAAACCAGGGCATTCCTGTTACAATGGAGCTGGATGTTCAATCAGAATTTACTGGTACTGATGTAAAAGGTTATAATGTAATTGGAGAAATAAAAGGAACTGATCCAAAACTGAAAGATGAAATTGTAATGATTGGTGCACATTTAGACAGCTGGCAGGGTGCAACCGGTGCTACTGATAATGCAGCGGGCAGTGCCGTGATGATGGAAGTAATGCGGATTTTCAAAGCATTGAATCTTCAGCCAAAACGTACCATCCGTATTGCATTATGGAGTGGCGAAGAACAGGGCCTGCTCGGTTCAAGAGGATGGATCAAAAACAATGTGGGAGACCGAACAACAAAATCAGTATTACCGCAGCAATCGAAAATATCTGCCTATTACAATATTGATAATGGTACCGGAAAAATAAGAGGTGTTTATTTAGAAGGCAACACAGCTGTTCAAACCATTTTTGGAAAATGGCTGGAGCCATTCAGCAGTATGGGAGCCACTACAACTACATTACAGAATACCGGGGGTACAGATCATATTTCTTTTAATGAATTGGGAATTCCGGGTTTTCAGTTTATACAGGATGATATTGATTACAATACACGTACACATCATACAACCATGGATAATTATGATCATCTTATTGCAGATGATCTGAAACAAATGGCCATCATCGTTGCATCTTTTGTTTACAACACAGCACAGCGTGACGAAAAATTACCAAGAAAAGAAATGCCGAAGCCTGCAGGTAATTAA
- a CDS encoding TonB-dependent receptor, translating to MFLRLKVDIEGNVSLRGSGEVMILINGRPSPLMGKNRAEILQQIPASSIERIEVITNPSARFRPDGTSGIINIVLKKNTTSGITGTIVGNIGNRERSNGSVNLNYKKAKLNSFINYNIRQDERNRYSELNRTYYDSTGKVSGYYTERGKLKARPLSHFLRGGLDYTIDAKNSIGVSASYVPSSLTRNDLVQRFYYDTNKQLTSQFNRTRHAPATEYENDATVYWQHNFKQEDHELRVEATASSQAEDEKNYYNNIYNFPPQRSLPDNNWVNQVENNQQVTVDYVNPLTEKSKLEAGYAGSLIQQDIDFYVEDYDTVLNKFIPNVLRSNRFLYNESVHAFYSTYQRTYNAFSFSVGLRAETAKTKVNLRTKDSVINNHYFQLYPTLHLAYALTKGELQLNYSRRVNRPDGDDMNPFPEYIDPLNLRAGNPKLLPEYIHSVEMGYQLQGKNFSFVPSLYYRYKYNGFTTVTKQVNDSVLLTTRENLSNDQSAGLELIASANTAKFFSANLSANIFYNTINTANLGIPQKKSIFTFSTNFISTFTFTPNTQLQLSCNYRSARQTAQGQVYPSFVMNMGARQDLFKKKLTVTLTLSDVLKTLRQKVTLNTAYLQQTVINSRDARVFYIGISYRFGNSSTKKPAEKMQFDDNL from the coding sequence ATGTTCCTTCGGTTGAAAGTGGATATTGAAGGAAATGTAAGCCTCCGTGGCTCGGGTGAAGTAATGATTCTGATCAATGGAAGGCCATCACCACTCATGGGGAAAAACAGGGCCGAAATATTACAGCAGATCCCTGCCAGTTCAATTGAACGTATTGAAGTGATCACAAATCCTTCTGCAAGATTCAGACCCGATGGCACATCAGGCATCATTAACATTGTATTGAAAAAAAATACAACATCAGGTATTACCGGAACCATTGTTGGAAATATCGGCAACCGTGAACGCAGTAACGGAAGTGTGAACCTGAATTACAAAAAAGCTAAACTGAATTCGTTTATCAATTATAATATCCGGCAGGATGAACGGAACCGTTACAGTGAACTCAACCGCACCTATTATGATTCAACCGGTAAGGTTTCGGGTTATTACACTGAAAGGGGTAAATTAAAAGCAAGACCACTGTCACATTTTCTGAGAGGTGGTTTAGATTATACGATTGATGCAAAAAACAGCATCGGTGTTTCTGCAAGTTATGTTCCATCCAGTTTAACCAGGAACGATTTGGTTCAGCGATTCTATTATGATACTAACAAACAACTGACCAGTCAGTTTAACCGCACAAGACATGCACCTGCAACTGAATATGAGAATGATGCAACAGTTTACTGGCAACATAATTTCAAACAGGAAGATCATGAGTTAAGAGTAGAGGCCACAGCTTCCTCACAGGCAGAAGATGAAAAAAATTATTACAACAATATTTACAACTTCCCTCCCCAAAGATCGCTGCCCGATAATAACTGGGTAAACCAGGTAGAAAATAATCAACAGGTAACAGTTGACTATGTAAATCCCCTGACAGAAAAAAGCAAACTGGAAGCAGGTTATGCCGGTTCGCTTATTCAGCAGGATATTGATTTTTATGTAGAAGATTATGATACAGTGCTGAATAAATTTATTCCCAATGTGCTCAGGAGTAACCGTTTCTTATATAATGAATCAGTACATGCCTTTTACAGCACTTATCAGCGTACATACAACGCCTTCAGTTTTTCAGTTGGTCTTCGTGCAGAAACGGCAAAAACAAAAGTGAATCTAAGAACCAAAGATTCTGTCATCAACAATCATTACTTTCAACTATATCCTACCCTTCACCTTGCTTATGCACTTACAAAAGGTGAGCTGCAATTAAATTACAGCCGCAGAGTAAACCGCCCCGATGGAGACGATATGAATCCTTTTCCGGAATACATTGATCCGTTGAATTTAAGGGCCGGTAACCCTAAACTATTGCCGGAGTATATTCATTCTGTTGAAATGGGTTATCAGCTGCAGGGAAAAAATTTCAGTTTTGTACCAAGTCTTTACTACCGTTACAAATACAATGGTTTTACAACTGTCACAAAACAGGTTAATGATTCGGTGTTACTTACTACCCGTGAAAATTTATCGAATGATCAATCGGCCGGACTGGAATTGATTGCATCAGCCAATACAGCTAAATTCTTTTCAGCCAATCTCAGTGCCAATATTTTTTATAATACCATCAACACGGCCAATCTGGGTATTCCTCAAAAGAAATCAATCTTTACATTCAGCACGAATTTTATTTCAACGTTTACTTTCACACCCAACACTCAGTTACAACTGAGTTGTAACTACCGTTCAGCGAGGCAAACAGCGCAGGGACAAGTTTACCCGAGTTTTGTTATGAATATGGGAGCAAGACAGGATCTGTTCAAAAAGAAACTGACTGTTACTTTAACCCTGTCGGATGTATTAAAAACACTCCGGCAAAAAGTTACATTAAATACAGCCTACCTCCAGCAAACCGTTATTAACAGCAGGGATGCAAGGGTTTTCTATATCGGCATCAGTTACAGGTTTGGCAACAGCAGTACAAAAAAACCAGCTGAGAAAATGCAGTTTGATGATAACTTATAA
- a CDS encoding B12-binding domain-containing radical SAM protein, translated as MQQQSILLTTLNAKYIHMNLAIRLLYELNKTDDRLSWKEFAIKEDKLIIASYCSQFEVVCFSCYIWNITQTLEVARLIKEINPDTKILLGGPEVTYDWQDVIQLPNIDFIITGEGEIPFAKFLQQYPQVNNIANIASKVNGELIYHSNAINFDLELYAGTNPYQNDDVTTLRNRVLYIETSRGCPYKCEFCLASLDNRVRYLPMEHIKSNLLFLMTHGRVIKFLDRTFNVKKDFTLEIFQFILDHAQPENVFQFEITADILHPAIIQFIKDKVPKGLFRFEIGIQTVNQKANLEVSRKQSFEKTKEVILQLKDYVEMHLDLIVGLPLDYWDDNKHSFEEVFKLFAPELQLGFLKFLKGTPVRDKYLNYGYVFDELAPYQIIKSNYLSEQELADIVKLEHALEIYWNKKRLVQTLMYVTAQHSVFDFLLELGKYFEQRSSFYSYSSMDIYTIVHGFIQEQYSNDPVVLQLMAIDYYLQHKIKPAVLFVQELEKKEKFALLEKLNLSHHKFRYTVIPINFDYAVFEKENRIVNERQVLIIEYTGTSKPRVVYSARQILLQGIE; from the coding sequence ATGCAGCAGCAGAGCATTTTATTAACCACCCTCAACGCCAAGTACATTCACATGAACCTGGCTATACGGCTGCTGTACGAACTCAACAAAACCGATGACCGTTTATCCTGGAAAGAATTTGCCATTAAAGAAGATAAACTCATCATCGCCAGTTACTGCAGCCAGTTTGAAGTGGTTTGCTTCAGCTGTTATATCTGGAATATTACCCAAACCCTGGAAGTTGCCAGACTGATTAAAGAAATCAATCCTGATACAAAGATTTTGCTGGGCGGACCGGAAGTTACCTACGACTGGCAGGATGTTATTCAGTTGCCCAACATCGATTTTATTATTACCGGTGAAGGCGAAATACCTTTTGCCAAATTTCTGCAGCAGTATCCGCAGGTAAACAATATTGCCAATATTGCTTCCAAAGTAAATGGAGAATTAATATATCACAGCAATGCCATCAATTTCGATTTAGAATTATACGCTGGTACCAATCCTTACCAGAATGACGATGTAACTACTTTACGCAACCGTGTATTGTATATTGAAACATCAAGAGGCTGCCCTTACAAGTGTGAATTTTGTTTAGCCAGTTTAGATAACCGGGTTCGTTATCTTCCCATGGAACATATCAAAAGCAATTTGCTGTTTTTAATGACACATGGAAGGGTGATAAAATTCCTTGACCGAACTTTTAATGTAAAGAAGGATTTTACACTGGAAATTTTTCAGTTCATACTAGATCATGCTCAGCCTGAAAATGTATTTCAGTTTGAAATAACAGCCGATATACTTCATCCGGCTATTATCCAGTTCATCAAGGACAAAGTGCCTAAAGGATTGTTTCGTTTTGAAATCGGGATTCAAACAGTAAACCAGAAAGCTAATTTAGAAGTAAGCCGCAAACAGAGTTTTGAAAAAACAAAAGAGGTCATCCTTCAACTGAAAGATTATGTGGAAATGCATTTGGATTTAATTGTTGGTCTACCGCTTGATTACTGGGACGATAATAAACACAGCTTTGAAGAAGTGTTTAAACTCTTTGCACCTGAACTGCAGCTGGGTTTTTTAAAGTTTCTAAAAGGTACTCCTGTAAGAGATAAATACTTAAACTACGGTTATGTGTTTGATGAACTGGCACCTTACCAGATCATTAAAAGCAATTATTTATCTGAACAGGAACTGGCAGATATTGTAAAGCTGGAGCATGCATTGGAAATTTACTGGAACAAAAAAAGACTGGTACAAACACTAATGTATGTTACAGCTCAGCACAGTGTATTTGATTTTTTACTGGAGCTGGGTAAATATTTTGAACAGCGAAGCAGTTTCTACTCCTATTCTTCCATGGATATTTATACCATTGTCCACGGCTTTATACAGGAACAGTACAGCAATGATCCCGTTGTGCTTCAACTGATGGCCATTGATTATTATCTGCAGCATAAAATAAAACCCGCCGTTCTTTTTGTACAGGAGCTGGAGAAAAAAGAGAAGTTTGCTTTACTTGAAAAGCTGAATCTTTCGCATCATAAATTCAGGTATACCGTGATCCCTATCAATTTTGATTATGCAGTATTTGAAAAGGAAAACAGAATTGTGAATGAACGGCAGGTGCTGATAATCGAGTACACGGGTACAAGTAAGCCAAGAGTGGTTTATTCTGCCCGGCAAATCCTTCTACAGGGAATAGAATAA
- a CDS encoding DUF3500 domain-containing protein has protein sequence MPKFTTVVLLFFCVICQLNVTGQSTYNDEIRKASSAFIQSLNPLQKRSALLSFDDTARVHWNNLPVGLRARAGISIGDMTEPQRKLLHRILSVSLSSQGYLKATGIMHLDNLLNVFVDTAYYRKDINDTLRQFLTDLKWTHRNYYLAFFGTPADKNWGYKVEGHHLSVNYTFTDNKLSVTPWFIGTDPAEMSITQYAGWRVLGQEEDLGLQLIHAYACAAEKSNHEQGSAGRYYYRC, from the coding sequence ATGCCAAAATTCACAACAGTTGTGTTGCTGTTTTTCTGTGTAATCTGTCAACTAAATGTTACGGGTCAGTCAACTTACAATGATGAAATCAGGAAAGCATCCTCCGCATTTATTCAATCACTCAATCCATTACAGAAAAGGTCGGCCTTACTTTCTTTTGATGATACAGCAAGAGTACACTGGAACAATCTGCCTGTTGGGTTAAGGGCAAGAGCAGGGATCAGCATTGGTGATATGACAGAGCCTCAACGTAAATTACTGCACCGCATTCTTTCTGTTTCATTAAGCTCACAGGGATACCTGAAAGCAACCGGTATTATGCATCTCGATAACCTGCTCAACGTGTTTGTTGATACAGCTTATTACCGGAAAGATATTAATGATACACTGCGCCAGTTTTTAACTGATTTGAAATGGACACACCGCAATTATTATCTTGCTTTTTTTGGTACACCTGCCGATAAAAACTGGGGATATAAAGTAGAAGGTCATCATCTTTCAGTGAATTACACATTCACTGATAACAAGCTTTCAGTAACTCCCTGGTTTATTGGTACTGATCCTGCAGAAATGTCCATTACACAATATGCAGGATGGCGTGTGTTGGGACAGGAAGAAGATTTGGGTCTTCAACTGATTCATGCTTACGCCTGTGCAGCAGAAAAAAGCAACCATGAACAAGGAAGTGCCGGGCGATATTATTACCGGTGCTGA
- a CDS encoding DUF3500 domain-containing protein: protein MNKEVPGDIITGAETGKRLIDYWGIKGSELTKEQKAVLQYIIREYVFNMEYEKASEEYAKIIKAGIDNIYFDGSGLMMNTKPIILC from the coding sequence ATGAACAAGGAAGTGCCGGGCGATATTATTACCGGTGCTGAAACAGGTAAACGCTTAATTGATTACTGGGGTATTAAAGGATCAGAACTAACGAAAGAGCAGAAAGCCGTGCTGCAATACATTATCCGTGAATATGTATTCAATATGGAATATGAAAAAGCCAGTGAGGAATATGCAAAAATTATAAAAGCAGGAATCGACAATATTTATTTTGATGGATCGGGCCTTATGATGAATACAAAGCCCATTATTTTGTGCTGA
- a CDS encoding DUF3500 domain-containing protein has product MLNGPTFLIEFDNAGGPRGKANHIHTIWREKGNEFGEDVLKKHYQQEKH; this is encoded by the coding sequence GTGCTGAACGGTCCAACATTTTTAATTGAATTTGATAATGCCGGAGGTCCACGGGGAAAAGCGAATCATATTCATACCATCTGGCGTGAAAAAGGAAATGAGTTTGGTGAAGATGTACTGAAGAAACATTATCAGCAGGAAAAACATTAA